In Labrus mixtus chromosome 3, fLabMix1.1, whole genome shotgun sequence, a single window of DNA contains:
- the ccn1 gene encoding CCN family member 1 yields MLTLIVVVTFLGSLNLVLSSSSCPSVCECPLEMPKCAPGVSVVLDGCGCCKVCARQLNEDCSLTEPCDHTKGLECNFGASFAAATTRGICRAKSEGRPCEYNSRIYQNGESFQPNCKHQCTCIDGAVGCVPLCPQELSLPNLGCANPRLVKVAGQCCEEWVCDDGKQTDILEKIFGKDMLTDESERELTNRNELITIVKGGLKSLPAFRSQPEVHMFDSQKCIVQTTPWSQCSKSCGTGISTRVTNNNSECKLVKETRICEVRPCTQSPYSSLKKGKKCSRTKKSSQPVKFTYAGCSSLKKYRPKYCGACVDGRCCSPHDTRTIRVKFRCEDGETFNKNIMMIESCKCTYNCPHANEASYPFYRLSNDIHKFRD; encoded by the exons ATGCTGACGCTTATTGTTGTCGTTACCTTCCTGGGAAGCCTAAACTTG gtcctctcctcctcctcctgcccctCCGTGTGTGAGTGTCCCTTGGAGATGCCCAAATGCGCACCCGGCGTGAGCGTCGTCCTGGACGGCTGCGGCTGCTGCAAAGTTTGCGCCAGGCAGCTGAACGAGGACTGCAGCCTGACTGAGCCTTGTGACCACACCAAAGGGCTGGAGTGTAACTTTGGGGCCAGCTTTGCTGCTGCTACTACTCGTGGCATCTGCCGAG CCAAGTCAGAGGGCCGACCCTGCGAGTACAACAGCAGGATCTACCAGAACGGAGAGAGCTTCCAGCCCAACTGTAAACACCAGTGCACATGCATCGACGGCGCGGTGGGGTGCGTCCCGCTGTGCCCGCAGGAGCTCTCCCTGCCGAACCTGGGCTGTGCCAACCCAAGGCTGGTCAAGGTGGCAGGCCAGTGCTGTGAAGAGTGGGTGTGTGACGATGGCAAGCAGACGGACATCCTGGAGAAGATCTTCGGCAAAGACATGCTGACCGATGAGTCGGAAAGAGAACTCACCAATAGGAACGAGCTCATCACTATCGTCAAGGGAGGACTCAAGTCTCTTCCAG CATTCAGATCACAGCCTGAAGTCCACATGTTTGACAGCCAGAAGTGCATCGTCCAAACCACACCCTGGTCCCAGTGCTCCAAGAGCTGTGGAACGGGGATCTCTACCAGAgtcaccaacaacaacagcgagTGCAAGCTGGTCAAAGAGACGAGAATCTGTGAAGTGCGGCCATGCACCCAGTCCCCTTACTCCAGTCTGAAG AAAGGAAAGAAGTGCAGCCGGACCAAGAAGTCCAGCCAGCCGGTGAAGTTCACCTACGCCGGCTGCTCCAGCCTGAAGAAGTACAGGCCCAAGTACTGCGGCGCCTGCGTGGACGGCCGCTGCTGCAGCCCCCACGACACCAGAACCATCCGCGTCAAGTTCCGCTGCGAGGACGGCGAGACCTTCAACAAGAACATCATGATGATCGAGTCCTGCAAGTGCACCTACAACTGTCCCCACGCCAACGAAGCCTCCTACCCCTTCTACCGCCTCTCCAATGACATCCACAAGTTCAGAGACTGA